A single region of the Anaerococcus urinomassiliensis genome encodes:
- a CDS encoding ABC transporter substrate-binding protein/permease — protein MKKVRKFILTLLITILAFASTSFASSNEKKVLRVGMEVNYAPYNFSEVDDSNGGVPLKNSSGEYANGYDIAIAKEVVQNLDMDLEVYKIDWDGLIPALTSGKIDVIIAGMSPTEERRQQIDFTDSYYDAVVGVILKEDSKYKDAKSIKDFKDAKLTGQLGTYHYDLLDQMPDIKKEQALDSFPTMIAATKAGTIDGYVSDKPGAESAMTANKDLIFAQFDEDQGFRVDSSLTSISIGVKKNSDLTPKLNQALENISTDQREELMKEMVLLTTANETSEENPTFFDEMSQIWQKYSSLFLRGIVNTLFIAILSTILGFLIGLLVAVIRKIEINKSKNKFSYILHKIINFILSAYVEIFRGTPMMVQAVIIFYGLKQYFDIDLSTMFAAILIVSINTGAYMSEVVRGGINSIDKGQFEACKAIGMTHFQTMTNVVLPQAVKNILPSLGNEFVINIKDTSVLNVISVTELFFMSKSVAGSTYQYFPTYLITAIIYFVLTFVITRIINHLERKMNGREYIHEATTGVKNANIKG, from the coding sequence ATGAAAAAAGTAAGAAAATTTATTTTGACCTTGCTAATCACTATCCTAGCTTTTGCTAGTACAAGTTTTGCAAGTTCAAATGAAAAAAAGGTCCTAAGAGTTGGTATGGAAGTCAACTACGCTCCATATAACTTCTCAGAAGTAGACGATAGTAATGGAGGAGTTCCTTTAAAAAACTCCTCAGGTGAATACGCCAATGGTTATGACATAGCCATAGCAAAAGAGGTTGTCCAAAATCTTGATATGGACTTGGAGGTTTATAAGATTGATTGGGATGGTCTAATCCCAGCCCTAACCAGTGGAAAGATAGACGTCATAATCGCTGGTATGAGTCCAACAGAAGAGAGAAGACAGCAAATTGATTTTACCGACTCATATTATGATGCTGTAGTTGGAGTGATCTTAAAGGAAGATTCTAAATATAAGGATGCCAAGTCTATAAAGGATTTTAAAGATGCTAAACTTACTGGCCAATTGGGCACATATCACTATGACCTTCTAGATCAAATGCCAGATATAAAAAAGGAACAGGCCCTTGATTCATTTCCAACTATGATTGCAGCAACCAAGGCAGGCACTATAGACGGCTATGTTTCTGATAAACCAGGTGCTGAAAGTGCTATGACTGCAAATAAAGACCTTATATTTGCCCAATTTGACGAGGATCAAGGCTTTAGGGTTGACTCATCACTTACATCAATTTCTATAGGTGTTAAGAAAAATTCTGACCTTACCCCAAAGCTTAACCAAGCCTTGGAAAATATTTCTACCGACCAAAGAGAAGAATTGATGAAGGAGATGGTCCTACTAACTACTGCAAATGAAACTAGTGAAGAAAATCCTACTTTCTTTGACGAAATGTCACAAATCTGGCAAAAGTACTCTTCCCTATTTCTTAGAGGTATAGTAAACACCTTATTTATTGCTATCCTATCTACAATACTAGGATTTTTGATAGGACTTTTAGTTGCAGTTATTAGAAAAATTGAGATTAACAAAAGCAAAAACAAATTTTCTTATATCCTTCATAAGATAATAAACTTTATCTTATCAGCTTATGTAGAAATATTCCGTGGCACACCTATGATGGTCCAAGCTGTAATAATATTTTATGGGTTAAAACAATATTTCGATATTGACCTATCAACAATGTTTGCAGCAATCCTCATAGTTTCCATCAACACAGGAGCATACATGTCAGAGGTAGTAAGAGGCGGCATCAATTCAATAGATAAGGGCCAATTTGAGGCTTGTAAGGCCATAGGTATGACACATTTTCAAACCATGACCAATGTTGTTTTGCCACAGGCAGTAAAGAATATCTTGCCATCTTTGGGCAATGAGTTTGTAATCAATATCAAGGATACATCAGTACTAAATGTAATATCTGTAACAGAATTATTCTTTATGTCTAAGTCTGTAGCAGGATCAACTTACCAGTATTTCCCAACATATTTGATTACTGCAATAATATATTTTGTACTAACCTTTGTTATTACTAGAATAATCAATCACTTGGAAAGAAAAATGAACGGAAGAGAATACATCCACGAAGCAACCACAGGAGTTAAAAATGCCAATATTAAAGGTTAA
- a CDS encoding transcription repressor NadR: MKISDRQNQIIKILQEEEYPQSGQALAQKFGVSRQIIVKDIGVLKAFGINIISTNRGYKIDGEGSLTYILESRHEDKDIRDELNTIVDNGGVIVDVFINHPVYGVIKKDLDIHSRTGVTNFVKNMTSSIPLKNLTEGIHYHTIKVKNQEDFDKIKESLEEKGYLK, encoded by the coding sequence ATGAAAATAAGTGATAGGCAAAATCAGATAATAAAAATTTTACAAGAAGAAGAATATCCCCAAAGTGGACAAGCTTTAGCCCAAAAATTTGGTGTTTCTAGGCAAATTATAGTAAAAGACATAGGAGTTTTGAAGGCTTTTGGTATCAATATCATATCTACAAATAGGGGATACAAGATAGATGGGGAGGGTTCATTGACATATATCCTAGAATCTCGCCATGAGGATAAGGATATAAGAGATGAGCTAAATACTATTGTCGACAACGGTGGGGTCATAGTAGATGTCTTCATCAACCATCCTGTTTACGGGGTGATAAAAAAAGATTTGGACATACATTCTAGAACTGGCGTTACAAATTTTGTCAAAAATATGACTTCTTCCATTCCTTTGAAAAATTTGACAGAGGGTATCCACTACCACACCATAAAGGTCAAAAATCAGGAAGATTTTGATAAGATCAAAGAATCTTTAGAGGAGAAGGGATACTTAAAATAA
- a CDS encoding PTS transporter subunit IIC, producing the protein MKKYLQEQNIDLSAKVYFIDALGAMAFGLFASLLVGTILNSIGTSFGIDFLTERIWPLVTKSTGAAIAVSIAYALKAPSLILFAVTIVGNGAYELGGPVGVYVATIFAVEFGKLVSKRTKLDIIITPALTILVGIIVGDFIGPGVSAFMASLGNIIMRATELQPFLMGIVVAVLVGLALTLPISSAAICMMLFLSGLAGGAATVGCSAQMIGFAVISYKDNGLEGLLAQGLGTSMFQVPNTIKNPRIWLPPTLAGAILGPLATVVFKMENSALGSGMGTSGLVGQIATINTMAGARPVSILLLQILLLHFILPGVLSFIIYKIMGKKGLIKDGDMKIDF; encoded by the coding sequence ATGAAAAAATATTTACAAGAACAAAACATCGACCTTTCAGCTAAGGTCTACTTTATCGATGCACTTGGAGCCATGGCCTTTGGTCTTTTTGCATCGCTTTTGGTGGGAACTATTTTAAATTCTATAGGAACTAGTTTTGGCATAGATTTTCTAACAGAGCGTATATGGCCACTTGTTACTAAGTCCACAGGAGCAGCTATAGCTGTTTCTATAGCCTATGCTTTGAAGGCTCCTAGCCTAATCTTATTTGCAGTTACTATAGTTGGCAACGGAGCTTACGAACTTGGTGGGCCAGTAGGAGTTTATGTTGCGACAATCTTTGCGGTAGAATTTGGCAAGCTAGTATCAAAAAGAACTAAGTTAGACATAATAATTACGCCAGCCCTAACTATCTTAGTGGGTATCATTGTGGGAGACTTTATTGGGCCAGGAGTGTCAGCCTTTATGGCAAGCTTAGGCAATATCATAATGAGAGCAACCGAACTTCAGCCATTTTTGATGGGTATTGTGGTTGCTGTTCTTGTAGGTCTTGCCCTAACTTTGCCAATATCATCAGCTGCTATTTGTATGATGTTATTCCTATCAGGCCTTGCTGGTGGAGCTGCAACAGTAGGATGTTCAGCGCAAATGATTGGCTTTGCCGTAATTTCCTATAAGGATAATGGCCTAGAAGGACTTCTTGCCCAAGGTCTTGGAACCTCTATGTTCCAAGTGCCAAATACCATCAAAAACCCTCGGATATGGCTGCCGCCGACTCTTGCTGGTGCAATCCTTGGGCCACTTGCGACAGTAGTTTTTAAAATGGAAAACTCAGCATTGGGATCAGGCATGGGAACTAGTGGACTTGTAGGACAAATTGCTACAATTAATACCATGGCTGGGGCCAGACCAGTAAGTATCTTGCTTTTGCAAATACTTCTCCTACACTTCATTTTGCCAGGGGTCTTATCCTTTATAATTTATAAAATAATGGGCAAAAAAGGTCTTATCAAAGATGGAGACATGAAGATTGATTTTTAG
- a CDS encoding Mrp/NBP35 family ATP-binding protein, whose product METKRNFDQFKVNLNEGSSIGHVIAIMSGKGGVGKSSVTSMLANKLNKEGYKVGVFDADVTGPSIPQAFGINDNVRGTKEGLMYPGISRDGVEVISVNMILPNKTDPVVWRSSIVTGVIKQFYSDVDWGKLDYLLIDMPPGTSDVPLTVFQSLPIDGIVAVATPQGLVEMVVEKSLKMAKMMGKDVIGIVENMSYFKCPDCGSVHKIFGESNIDQVATKHGIDTVAKLPIDPQIAELIDKGLIEDKNPSELDPIVQKITSL is encoded by the coding sequence ATGGAAACAAAAAGAAATTTTGACCAATTTAAAGTGAATCTAAACGAAGGTTCATCAATTGGTCATGTTATAGCAATCATGTCTGGTAAGGGTGGGGTAGGCAAATCCTCAGTAACTAGTATGCTTGCTAATAAATTAAACAAAGAAGGATACAAAGTTGGAGTTTTTGATGCAGACGTGACAGGCCCATCTATCCCACAAGCCTTTGGTATAAATGACAATGTTAGAGGAACCAAGGAAGGTTTGATGTATCCAGGCATCAGCCGAGATGGTGTTGAAGTTATATCTGTAAATATGATTTTGCCAAATAAGACAGATCCAGTTGTGTGGAGATCATCAATAGTAACCGGTGTTATCAAACAGTTCTACTCAGATGTAGATTGGGGCAAGCTTGATTACCTACTAATCGATATGCCACCAGGAACAAGCGATGTGCCACTTACAGTTTTCCAATCACTACCAATAGATGGGATTGTAGCAGTAGCAACTCCACAAGGCTTGGTTGAAATGGTTGTAGAAAAATCATTAAAGATGGCCAAGATGATGGGTAAGGATGTCATAGGCATAGTAGAAAATATGTCATATTTCAAATGCCCAGATTGTGGAAGTGTCCACAAGATTTTTGGAGAAAGCAATATTGATCAGGTTGCAACAAAACATGGCATAGATACAGTAGCAAAACTACCAATAGATCCACAAATAGCAGAACTAATAGATAAGGGCCTTATAGAGGATAAGAACCCAAGTGAACTTGATCCAATAGTTCAAAAAATCACAAGTTTATAG